Genomic segment of Sulfurovum sp. UBA12169:
TTAAATTGTAGATCATCACTGAATTTTGCAAAAATATTGGCCAAAACGATGTAGATATTATCATTTTGGTGATAGTCAAATGAAGTTTCAAAACCTTTTGAACAATCATCAACATTTGTAGCGACGAAGTTGGCATATTCTTCAATGGAGTGCATGTCTGCAAGTATTTTTTTTGTAACACTTACCAAGTCATCTTTCTTTTTTTGCCCAAAAAGATTTTTTATGAAGCCGAGCATCTTTGTCCTTTTTTTGCTAACTATTTATTCAACAAACATTATATAACAAACAGCTTGACATTTGACAGATAAACGGATGCTGAAAATGTTCATTTAAGTGGTTAAAATATGACAAATTGCAATATTTTTACTGTTTTCTATCTAAAATCTTTTTCTCGTTCCCATCGTCCCCGATGGGAATGCAGACTAGAATTTTGCATCACCAGAACCTCTCGATCTCTATGAGTCCATCGATTCCCTCATAATTTCTGGCACTGGAGTATCTCCAATGTTTTGCCTCATCCACATAGCCTCTTTTAACAGGGTTCTGATGGATATAGTTTATCTTGTTTATCATCATAGCATCTGTTTGTATAAGTTTGGGTTGGGTGCCTTCCTGCCATATCTGATAGCTTGCTGTAGTCTTATGTGCTTTCTTATAAAAAGCAAACTGTTCGAGTAATGTTGTAGCATTTTCTTTTTGAAGCAGCTTTAGTATCTCTTTGGCGGTAAATGATTTAAAATGCTTCATACTTCTTGCGATATCATCACTGCCGGCTATCAAGTGCATATGGTTTTCAAGAATGACATAAGCGTAAAGTTTGAGATTCTCTTCTGTTTGCA
This window contains:
- a CDS encoding transposase, encoding MGRSRYKIYETTHPHFFTCTILNWLPVFTRPESVDIILDSLRYLQTEENLKLYAYVILENHMHLIAGSDDIARSMKHFKSFTAKEILKLLQKENATTLLEQFAFYKKAHKTTASYQIWQEGTQPKLIQTDAMMINKINYIHQNPVKRGYVDEAKHWRYSSARNYEGIDGLIEIERFW